In Nostoc sp. CENA543, a single genomic region encodes these proteins:
- the infA gene encoding translation initiation factor IF-1 — MSKQDLIEMEGTVTESLPNAMFRVDLDNGFNVLAHISGKIRRNYIKILPGDRVKVELTPYDLTKGRITYRLRKK; from the coding sequence TTGTCTAAACAAGATTTGATTGAAATGGAAGGTACAGTCACAGAATCATTGCCCAATGCGATGTTTCGGGTAGACTTGGACAATGGATTTAACGTCTTAGCACATATTTCTGGGAAAATTCGCCGCAATTACATCAAAATTCTGCCTGGCGATCGCGTCAAAGTAGAATTGACTCCTTATGATCTTACCAAGGGCAGAATCACCTACCGATTGCGGAAAAAGTAG
- a CDS encoding adenylate kinase, with protein MTRLIFLGPPGAGKGTQAQIMAEHLNIPHISTGDILRQAMKEQTPLGIKAQSYVDSGDLVPDQLVQDLVAERLEQADAQSGWILDGFPRKVTQAAFLEELLQTTGQGGEKVVNLDAPDAVVVARLLSRGRKDDSEEVIRHRLEVYRHETAPLIDYYRDRHKLLTVNGDQSQAEVTHALKATLENRE; from the coding sequence GTGACGCGACTAATCTTCTTGGGGCCGCCGGGTGCAGGAAAAGGAACTCAAGCTCAAATTATGGCAGAACACTTAAATATTCCTCATATTTCTACGGGGGATATATTGAGGCAAGCCATGAAAGAGCAAACTCCTTTAGGAATTAAAGCTCAAAGTTATGTTGATAGCGGAGATTTAGTTCCTGACCAGTTGGTTCAAGACCTTGTGGCAGAACGTCTAGAACAAGCAGATGCTCAGTCTGGTTGGATTTTAGATGGGTTTCCCCGCAAGGTGACGCAAGCAGCCTTTTTAGAGGAATTACTGCAAACAACTGGTCAAGGCGGCGAAAAAGTAGTCAATTTAGATGCTCCAGATGCCGTGGTCGTAGCAAGACTGCTGTCTAGAGGACGTAAGGACGATAGCGAAGAAGTGATTCGCCACCGCCTAGAAGTCTATCGCCATGAAACAGCACCTTTAATTGATTACTATCGCGATCGCCATAAACTCTTGACAGTCAACGGTGATCAATCCCAAGCAGAAGTCACTCACGCATTGAAAGCCACTTTAGAAAACAGAGAATAG
- the secY gene encoding preprotein translocase subunit SecY, which produces MISRDKAPTAQETFMQMAQAAGLRGRLLVTVGILILVRLGIFLPVPGIDRARFAEAISGNNSIFGLLDIFSGRGLSTLGVFALGILPFINASIIIQLLTAAIPSLENLQKNEGEAGRRKISQITRYVSLGWAIIQSTAFSALFLQQFALNPGPIFVAETAIALTAGSMFVMWASELITERGIGNGASLLIFINIVASLPKSLGNTIELVQVRGQEIVGSVIVLVLLFLATIVGIVFVQEGIRRIPIISARRQVGRRVLAEQRSYLPLRLNQGGVMPIIFAAAILSLPSLIANVTKNEAVTRIVSNYLSPNGPNSWLYTLVYFVSIIFFSYFYSSLIVNPVDVAQNLKKMGSSIPGIRPGKATSEYIERVINRLTFLGALFLGLVAIIPTAVESNLPVKTFQGIGATSLLIIVGVAIDTAKQIQTYVISQRYEGMVKQ; this is translated from the coding sequence ATGATCAGTCGAGATAAAGCCCCAACGGCTCAAGAAACTTTTATGCAGATGGCACAAGCAGCTGGACTGAGAGGTAGGCTGCTTGTCACTGTCGGTATTTTAATTTTGGTTCGCTTGGGTATATTTTTACCCGTACCAGGAATTGATAGAGCTAGGTTCGCTGAAGCTATATCGGGCAATAATTCTATATTCGGTTTGTTGGATATTTTCTCTGGACGGGGACTTTCCACTTTAGGGGTCTTTGCTTTAGGGATTCTGCCCTTTATTAATGCGTCCATTATTATCCAATTACTAACAGCGGCCATTCCATCTTTAGAAAATTTACAAAAAAACGAAGGCGAAGCTGGTCGGCGGAAAATTTCCCAAATCACACGCTACGTTTCTCTCGGTTGGGCGATTATACAAAGTACGGCATTTTCGGCTTTGTTTCTCCAACAGTTTGCCTTAAACCCTGGGCCAATATTTGTAGCGGAAACAGCGATCGCCCTCACGGCTGGTTCAATGTTTGTGATGTGGGCATCGGAACTGATCACTGAACGAGGCATTGGCAACGGTGCATCATTGTTGATTTTTATCAACATTGTGGCTTCATTACCTAAATCCTTGGGCAATACGATTGAGTTAGTGCAAGTGCGGGGTCAGGAAATTGTCGGTAGCGTGATTGTGCTAGTGTTACTATTCCTAGCCACAATTGTCGGTATTGTGTTTGTGCAGGAAGGCATTCGTCGCATACCAATTATTTCGGCTCGTCGTCAAGTTGGTAGACGCGTTTTAGCGGAGCAACGCAGCTATCTACCTCTGCGACTCAATCAAGGCGGTGTGATGCCGATTATTTTTGCTGCTGCTATCCTCAGCTTGCCATCACTGATCGCTAACGTGACCAAAAATGAAGCAGTGACCAGAATTGTCAGCAATTATTTGAGTCCTAATGGGCCTAATTCCTGGCTGTACACTCTAGTCTACTTTGTGTCCATTATTTTCTTTAGCTACTTCTACTCTTCTTTGATCGTCAATCCAGTTGATGTTGCACAGAACTTGAAGAAAATGGGTTCTAGTATTCCAGGGATTCGTCCAGGGAAAGCAACTAGCGAGTATATTGAGCGCGTAATTAATCGGCTGACTTTTCTAGGTGCATTGTTTTTGGGTTTAGTGGCAATTATCCCCACAGCTGTAGAAAGCAATCTGCCAGTTAAAACATTCCAAGGCATAGGGGCTACTTCCTTACTGATTATAGTGGGTGTGGCTATAGATACTGCCAAACAGATCCAAACTTACGTAATTTCTCAGCGATATGAAGGGATGGTGAAGCAATAG
- the rplO gene encoding 50S ribosomal protein L15, giving the protein MRINDLKPQKGSKKRGRRVGRGIAAGQGASAGAGMRGQKARSGSSTRPGFEGGQQPLYRRIPKLKGFPLVNRKIYTTINVEKLASLPANTEVTLESLKAAGILTAVKGPLKILGNGELGVALTVKAAAFTGQARSKIEAAGGSCEVLG; this is encoded by the coding sequence ATGAGAATCAACGATCTAAAGCCCCAAAAAGGCTCGAAAAAGCGCGGTCGCCGTGTCGGTAGAGGTATTGCAGCTGGACAAGGTGCCAGTGCCGGTGCCGGGATGAGAGGTCAAAAGGCTCGCTCAGGTAGCAGCACTAGACCAGGATTTGAAGGGGGTCAACAGCCATTGTACCGCCGCATACCTAAACTCAAAGGCTTTCCTTTAGTTAATCGTAAAATTTACACTACGATTAATGTAGAGAAGCTCGCCTCTCTTCCTGCCAACACAGAAGTAACATTGGAATCCTTAAAAGCAGCAGGTATTCTCACTGCTGTCAAAGGCCCATTGAAAATTTTGGGCAATGGGGAATTAGGTGTGGCACTGACAGTGAAAGCAGCAGCTTTTACAGGTCAAGCTCGGAGCAAAATTGAGGCCGCTGGAGGGAGTTGTGAAGTTTTAGGTTGA
- the rpsE gene encoding 30S ribosomal protein S5 produces the protein MATGRRKANRAKKEETTWQERVIQIRRVSKVVKGGKKLSFRAIVVVGNERGQVGVGVGKASDVIGAVKKGVADGKKHLIDIPITKANSIPHPINGVGGGAKVIMRPAAPGTGVIAGGAVRTVLELAGVRNVLAKQLGSNNPLNNARAAVNALSTLRTLTEVAEDRGIAIEKLYVQ, from the coding sequence ATGGCAACTGGTCGTCGTAAAGCTAACCGCGCGAAAAAAGAAGAAACCACCTGGCAAGAACGTGTCATTCAGATTCGCCGTGTCAGCAAAGTGGTCAAAGGTGGTAAAAAACTCAGCTTCCGCGCCATTGTGGTCGTTGGTAACGAACGCGGTCAAGTAGGTGTGGGAGTAGGCAAAGCTTCCGATGTAATTGGAGCTGTGAAAAAAGGTGTCGCTGATGGAAAAAAACACCTAATTGACATCCCCATCACTAAAGCCAACTCCATTCCTCACCCCATCAATGGTGTTGGTGGTGGTGCAAAAGTGATTATGCGTCCAGCAGCTCCCGGTACTGGGGTAATCGCTGGTGGTGCTGTCCGCACCGTATTGGAATTAGCCGGAGTGCGTAACGTTCTGGCTAAACAACTTGGCTCAAATAACCCACTCAACAATGCTAGAGCCGCAGTCAACGCCTTATCTACCCTGCGTACCTTAACCGAAGTCGCTGAAGACCGGGGCATTGCTATTGAAAAACTCTACGTTCAGTAG
- the rplR gene encoding 50S ribosomal protein L18, with the protein MKLTRRESKQRRHKRIRGKVKGSPERPRLAVFRSHEHIYAQVIDDTQHHTLVAASTVEPALKASLSSGGNCEASAQVGKLIAQRSLEKGITKVVFDRGGNLYHGRIKALAEAAREAGLDF; encoded by the coding sequence ATGAAACTTACTCGTAGGGAATCAAAACAGCGTCGTCACAAACGCATTCGGGGCAAAGTTAAAGGTTCACCAGAACGCCCACGGTTAGCAGTATTCCGTTCCCATGAGCATATTTATGCTCAGGTAATTGATGATACACAGCATCATACGCTAGTAGCAGCCTCGACTGTAGAACCAGCTTTGAAAGCTAGTCTATCTTCAGGTGGTAACTGCGAAGCATCAGCACAAGTTGGTAAATTAATTGCCCAGCGATCGCTAGAAAAAGGGATCACCAAAGTCGTATTCGACCGTGGTGGCAACTTATATCATGGTCGCATCAAAGCCCTAGCGGAAGCCGCACGCGAAGCAGGTCTAGATTTTTAA
- the rplF gene encoding 50S ribosomal protein L6 has product MSRIGKRPITIPAKVQVTIDGAKIAVKGPKGELSRDLPTNVIVSQEGEILTVARKDDSRTSRQMHGLSRTLVANMVEGVSQGFQRRLEIQGVGYRAQVQGRNLVLNMGYSHQVQIEPPEGIQFAVENNTNVIVSGYDKEIVGNTAAKIRAVRPPEPYKGKGIRYAGEVVRRKAGKTGGKGKK; this is encoded by the coding sequence ATGTCTCGTATTGGTAAACGTCCAATTACTATTCCCGCCAAAGTACAAGTAACCATTGATGGGGCAAAAATCGCCGTAAAAGGGCCTAAAGGTGAACTTTCTCGCGATTTACCCACCAACGTCATAGTCTCTCAAGAGGGAGAAATCTTAACAGTTGCCCGTAAGGATGACTCTCGTACCTCTCGGCAAATGCACGGTTTGAGCCGGACTTTAGTTGCCAATATGGTAGAGGGAGTTTCCCAAGGGTTCCAACGTCGCCTAGAAATCCAAGGTGTGGGTTATCGGGCGCAAGTGCAAGGGCGCAACCTAGTGTTGAACATGGGTTACAGCCACCAAGTCCAAATTGAACCACCAGAAGGCATTCAGTTTGCGGTAGAAAATAACACTAACGTGATTGTTAGTGGCTATGACAAAGAAATTGTCGGGAACACAGCAGCTAAAATCCGTGCCGTTCGTCCACCAGAACCCTACAAAGGTAAAGGTATCCGCTATGCAGGCGAAGTGGTGAGACGCAAAGCTGGTAAGACCGGAGGTAAAGGTAAGAAATAA
- the rpsH gene encoding 30S ribosomal protein S8 yields MAANDTIADMLTRIRNANMARHKNTQVPATKMTRSIAKVLQEEGFIAEYAEEGEGIKRNLVISLKYKGKNRQPLITALKRVSKPGLRVYSNRKELPRVLGGIGIAIISTSSGIMTDREARRQNLGGEILCYVW; encoded by the coding sequence ATGGCGGCTAACGACACAATTGCAGATATGCTGACGCGCATCCGCAATGCCAACATGGCAAGGCATAAAAATACACAAGTGCCTGCTACGAAAATGACCCGTAGCATTGCTAAGGTGCTACAGGAAGAAGGCTTTATTGCTGAATATGCAGAAGAGGGTGAAGGCATAAAACGTAACCTAGTAATTTCTCTGAAATACAAAGGTAAAAATCGCCAACCCCTAATTACTGCACTCAAACGGGTAAGTAAACCAGGTTTGCGTGTTTACTCCAACAGAAAAGAATTACCACGGGTATTAGGTGGTATTGGTATTGCCATCATTTCCACATCCAGTGGTATTATGACCGACCGCGAAGCGCGTCGTCAGAACTTAGGTGGTGAAATCCTCTGCTACGTCTGGTAG
- the rplE gene encoding 50S ribosomal protein L5 translates to MATQRLKTLYQETIVPKLTNQFQYTNVHQVPKVVKVTVNRGLGEAAQNAKALEASLSEIATITGQKPVVTRAKKAIAGFKIRQGMPVGIMVTLRGDRMYAFLDRLISLSLPRIRDFRGVSPKSFDGRGNYTLGVREQLIFPEVEYDSIDQIRGLDISIITTAKTDEEGRALLKELGMPFRDQ, encoded by the coding sequence ATGGCGACACAAAGACTCAAAACCTTATATCAAGAGACCATTGTCCCCAAACTGACCAATCAGTTTCAGTATACTAACGTTCATCAAGTGCCAAAAGTGGTGAAAGTGACTGTAAACAGAGGTCTAGGGGAAGCAGCGCAAAATGCTAAGGCACTCGAAGCATCTTTGAGCGAAATTGCGACTATTACTGGACAAAAACCAGTAGTCACCAGAGCAAAAAAAGCGATCGCTGGCTTCAAAATTCGTCAGGGTATGCCTGTTGGGATTATGGTAACTCTCAGAGGCGATAGAATGTATGCCTTTCTCGACCGGCTCATTAGCCTATCACTACCCAGAATTAGAGATTTTCGCGGCGTTAGCCCCAAAAGCTTTGACGGTCGCGGTAACTATACTCTCGGCGTAAGAGAACAGCTAATCTTTCCAGAAGTCGAGTACGACAGCATCGATCAAATCCGTGGTTTAGATATTTCCATTATCACCACAGCAAAAACCGACGAAGAGGGCCGCGCCTTACTTAAAGAATTAGGAATGCCCTTTCGCGATCAATAA
- the rplX gene encoding 50S ribosomal protein L24, with product MGNRKDQPKFHKMHVKTGDTVQVIAGKDKGKVGEVIKALPEFSKVIVKGVNIKTKHVKPQQEGESGRIVTQEAPIHSSNVMLYSTKQNVASRVCYTFTAEGKKVRKLKKTGEILDN from the coding sequence ATGGGAAACCGAAAAGATCAACCCAAATTCCACAAAATGCACGTCAAAACCGGCGACACAGTACAAGTGATTGCTGGCAAAGACAAAGGCAAAGTCGGTGAAGTGATTAAAGCACTGCCCGAATTTAGTAAAGTCATTGTCAAAGGCGTAAACATTAAAACCAAGCACGTCAAGCCCCAGCAAGAAGGGGAATCTGGGCGGATTGTCACCCAAGAAGCTCCAATTCACAGCTCTAACGTTATGCTTTATTCCACCAAGCAAAACGTTGCTAGTCGTGTCTGCTACACCTTCACAGCAGAAGGGAAAAAGGTCAGAAAACTCAAGAAAACTGGTGAAATTCTCGATAACTAG
- the rplN gene encoding 50S ribosomal protein L14, giving the protein MCIRVLGAGNRRYGFVGDRIIAVVKDAIPNMAVKKSDVVEAVIVRTRHNINRDSGMSIRFDDNAAVIINKEGNPRGTRVFGPVARELRDKNFTKIVSLAPEVL; this is encoded by the coding sequence ATGTGTATTCGTGTCTTAGGCGCGGGTAACAGACGTTACGGTTTTGTGGGCGACAGAATTATCGCTGTTGTCAAAGATGCTATTCCTAACATGGCAGTCAAAAAATCCGATGTAGTCGAAGCTGTAATTGTTCGCACCCGCCACAATATCAACCGTGATAGCGGTATGAGCATTCGCTTTGATGATAATGCTGCCGTCATTATCAACAAAGAAGGTAATCCCAGAGGTACACGGGTATTTGGCCCAGTAGCGCGGGAATTACGTGATAAGAACTTTACCAAAATCGTTTCTCTAGCTCCAGAGGTGCTGTAA
- the rpsQ gene encoding 30S ribosomal protein S17, protein MAIKERVGLVVSDKMQKTVVVAIENRAPHPKYGKIVVKTRRYKAHDEENKCKVGDRVRIQETRPLSKTKRWQVAEILNTKATT, encoded by the coding sequence ATGGCAATCAAAGAACGAGTTGGCTTGGTAGTGAGCGATAAAATGCAAAAAACGGTAGTTGTTGCCATTGAAAACCGCGCTCCCCATCCCAAGTACGGCAAGATTGTAGTCAAGACCCGGCGTTACAAAGCCCACGACGAAGAAAATAAATGCAAAGTGGGCGATCGCGTGCGAATTCAGGAAACTAGACCCCTGAGTAAAACTAAACGCTGGCAAGTGGCAGAAATCCTCAACACTAAAGCTACAACTTGA
- the rpmC gene encoding 50S ribosomal protein L29 — protein MPLPKISEARELSDEKLAEEIIAVKKQLFQLRLQKATRQLDKPHQFRHARHRLAQLLTVEGERKRAASQPPQESK, from the coding sequence ATGCCTCTTCCCAAAATTTCAGAAGCTAGAGAACTAAGTGACGAAAAACTGGCCGAGGAAATTATTGCGGTGAAAAAACAACTGTTTCAGTTGCGCTTGCAAAAAGCCACCAGACAATTAGACAAGCCCCACCAGTTCCGCCACGCCCGTCACCGCCTCGCCCAACTACTCACAGTAGAAGGAGAAAGGAAACGGGCAGCAAGTCAACCGCCTCAAGAATCAAAGTAG
- the rplP gene encoding 50S ribosomal protein L16, producing MLSPRRTKFRKQQRGRMTGLSHRGSTLNFGDFALQAQEPAWITSRQIEASRRAMTRYIRRGGKIWIRIFPDKPVTMRPAETRMGSGKGNPEFWVAVVKPGRILFEIAGVSEEIAREAMRLAAYKLPIKTKFIVRSQIEEQE from the coding sequence ATGTTAAGTCCTAGAAGAACTAAATTCCGCAAACAACAACGCGGACGAATGACTGGTCTATCGCACCGTGGTAGCACCCTCAACTTTGGAGACTTTGCCCTGCAAGCGCAAGAACCAGCTTGGATCACCTCTCGGCAAATCGAAGCTTCCCGTCGGGCAATGACTCGTTACATTCGTCGGGGTGGTAAAATTTGGATTCGCATTTTCCCAGATAAACCTGTCACCATGCGTCCTGCTGAAACCCGGATGGGATCAGGTAAAGGTAATCCAGAGTTTTGGGTAGCTGTAGTCAAGCCAGGGCGGATTTTATTTGAAATCGCTGGCGTTTCGGAAGAAATAGCGCGAGAAGCTATGCGACTAGCGGCCTACAAGCTACCCATCAAAACCAAGTTTATTGTGCGATCGCAAATCGAGGAGCAGGAGTAG
- the rpsC gene encoding 30S ribosomal protein S3, whose translation MGQKIHPVGFRLGITQEHQSRWFADPERYPELLQEDHKLRKYIDQKLGRYAQNNAGISEVRIERKADQIDLEVRTARPGVVVGRGGQGIEALRTGLQDLLGGQRQIRINVVEVQRVDADAYLIAEYIAQQLERRVSFRRVVRQAIQRAQRAGIQGIKVQVSGRLNGAEIARTEWTREGRVPLHTLRADIDYSYCTAKTVYGILGIKVWVFKGEIIPGQEEAPSQPSTREREPRRRQQQRRRQQFEDRSNEG comes from the coding sequence GTGGGACAAAAAATACATCCAGTTGGCTTTCGCCTGGGAATTACCCAAGAACACCAATCGCGTTGGTTTGCCGACCCAGAACGCTATCCTGAACTTTTACAAGAAGATCACAAACTTCGTAAATACATAGACCAAAAATTGGGCAGATACGCTCAAAACAACGCTGGTATTTCCGAAGTACGGATTGAGCGTAAAGCCGATCAAATCGACTTAGAAGTACGGACTGCGCGCCCAGGTGTAGTTGTAGGTCGCGGTGGTCAAGGAATTGAAGCACTGCGTACCGGACTGCAAGACTTACTAGGTGGTCAACGGCAAATTCGCATCAACGTTGTAGAAGTGCAAAGAGTTGATGCTGATGCTTACTTGATTGCTGAGTACATCGCGCAACAACTAGAGCGTCGTGTCTCCTTCCGCCGTGTAGTTAGACAAGCGATTCAACGCGCTCAACGGGCAGGAATTCAAGGCATCAAAGTGCAAGTCAGTGGTCGTCTCAACGGTGCAGAAATTGCTCGGACTGAGTGGACTCGTGAAGGCAGAGTACCTCTGCACACCCTACGAGCTGACATTGATTATTCCTACTGCACAGCTAAAACCGTTTACGGAATTTTAGGCATCAAAGTTTGGGTCTTCAAGGGTGAAATCATTCCTGGACAGGAAGAAGCCCCATCCCAACCATCGACCCGTGAACGCGAACCACGCCGCCGCCAACAACAGCGTCGTCGCCAGCAGTTTGAAGACCGTTCCAATGAAGGATAG
- the rplV gene encoding 50S ribosomal protein L22, whose product MATDTTEVKAIARYIRMSPFKVRRVLDQIRGRSYREALIILEFMPYRATEPVLTLLRSAAANAEHNAGLDRAQLVITQAYADQGPVLKRFQPRAQGRAYQIRKPTCHITLAVAADANAK is encoded by the coding sequence ATGGCTACTGATACTACTGAAGTAAAAGCGATCGCCCGTTACATAAGAATGTCTCCCTTTAAAGTACGTCGTGTACTTGATCAAATTCGGGGTCGCTCCTATAGAGAGGCACTAATTATCCTCGAATTTATGCCTTATCGAGCTACTGAACCAGTGCTGACACTCCTGAGAAGTGCGGCGGCTAACGCCGAGCATAATGCAGGATTAGACCGCGCTCAATTAGTGATCACTCAGGCATACGCTGATCAAGGCCCCGTACTCAAACGTTTCCAACCTAGAGCGCAAGGTAGAGCTTACCAAATTCGCAAACCAACGTGTCATATTACCTTAGCTGTAGCGGCTGATGCTAACGCTAAGTAA
- the rpsS gene encoding 30S ribosomal protein S19: MGRSLKKGPFVADHLLSKIEKLNAKNEKQVIKTWSRASTILPEMVGHTIAVHNGRQHVPVFISDQMVGHKLGEFAPTRTYRGHGKTDKKSGR, from the coding sequence ATGGGTCGTTCTCTTAAAAAAGGTCCTTTTGTTGCGGATCATTTGTTAAGCAAAATTGAAAAACTGAACGCTAAAAACGAAAAACAAGTAATCAAAACTTGGTCGCGTGCTTCCACAATTTTGCCGGAAATGGTAGGCCACACCATCGCAGTTCACAACGGGCGGCAACACGTACCTGTATTTATCAGTGACCAAATGGTGGGGCATAAGCTAGGAGAATTCGCTCCTACACGCACCTACAGAGGCCATGGCAAAACTGACAAAAAATCGGGGAGATAG
- the rplB gene encoding 50S ribosomal protein L2 yields the protein MGTRSYRPYTPSTRQVTISDFAEITKTEPEKSLTVYIHRAKGRNNQGRITCRHRGGGHKKLYRIIDFKRDKRSIPATVIAIEYDPNRNARIALLSYEDGEKRYILHPNGLKVGAKVIAGPESPIEDGNALPLANIPLGTSVHNVELIAGKGGQIVRAAGATAQVVAKEGNYVTLKLPSGEVRMIRRECYATIGQVGNTDARNLSAGKAGRTRWKGRRPQVRGSVMNPVDHPHGGGEGRAPIGRSGPVTPWGKPTLGAKTRKPKKASSRLIVRRRRKSSKRGRGGRES from the coding sequence ATGGGTACCCGTTCTTATCGCCCTTATACCCCCAGTACACGCCAAGTTACCATCTCGGACTTCGCGGAAATTACCAAAACCGAACCAGAAAAATCACTCACGGTCTATATCCACCGTGCCAAAGGTCGGAACAACCAAGGGCGGATAACCTGCCGTCATCGGGGTGGCGGACACAAAAAACTTTATCGCATCATTGATTTTAAACGGGATAAACGCAGTATTCCCGCTACGGTCATTGCTATTGAATACGATCCCAACCGGAACGCCCGGATTGCACTGCTATCTTATGAAGATGGCGAAAAACGTTACATTTTGCATCCCAATGGCTTAAAAGTTGGGGCAAAAGTTATCGCTGGGCCAGAATCTCCGATTGAAGACGGTAACGCTTTACCTTTAGCTAACATCCCCTTGGGTACTAGCGTTCACAACGTAGAATTGATTGCTGGTAAAGGCGGTCAAATCGTTCGTGCAGCAGGTGCTACTGCTCAAGTTGTAGCGAAAGAAGGTAATTACGTCACATTGAAGTTGCCTTCTGGTGAAGTCCGGATGATTCGCCGCGAATGTTACGCCACCATCGGGCAAGTAGGTAACACCGACGCGAGAAACCTGAGTGCAGGTAAAGCTGGTAGAACTCGTTGGAAAGGCCGCCGTCCGCAAGTTAGAGGTAGCGTAATGAACCCTGTAGACCACCCCCACGGCGGTGGTGAAGGTAGAGCGCCCATTGGTAGATCCGGCCCTGTAACTCCTTGGGGTAAACCAACCTTGGGTGCGAAAACTCGTAAACCCAAGAAAGCTAGCAGCAGATTAATTGTTCGCCGTCGTCGTAAATCATCCAAACGCGGACGCGGTGGTCGTGAGTCTTAA
- a CDS encoding 50S ribosomal protein L23 translates to MARFETRNLPDLIRRPIVTEKATILMEQNKYTFEVVPKADKTQIKAAIEDLFQVKVVKVNTTLPPRRKKRVGKFIGFKPQYKKAIVTVAPGDVEKIRQVLFPEV, encoded by the coding sequence ATGGCTAGATTTGAGACCCGTAACCTTCCTGATTTAATCCGTCGCCCCATCGTCACCGAAAAAGCGACAATTCTGATGGAACAAAACAAATACACCTTTGAAGTGGTTCCCAAAGCTGACAAAACTCAAATTAAAGCAGCAATTGAAGACTTATTTCAAGTAAAAGTCGTCAAAGTGAACACCACATTACCACCCCGTAGAAAAAAGCGCGTTGGTAAATTCATTGGTTTCAAACCCCAATATAAAAAAGCGATCGTTACTGTCGCACCTGGGGACGTAGAGAAAATCAGACAAGTGCTATTCCCAGAGGTCTAA
- the rplD gene encoding 50S ribosomal protein L4 has product MVESVIKNWQGEEVGQKEFDLRSAKAETATHIVHRALVRQLNNARQGNASTKTRSEVRGGGRKPWRQKGTGRARAGSIRSPLWRGGGVIFGPKPRDFSIKMNRKERRLALRTALVNRLEDLIVVEEFNNELSRPKTKDLVSALARWGAAPENKTLLILSEFPENVYLSARNIENLKLLAADQLNVFDLLHADKIVITTSALDKIQEVYNG; this is encoded by the coding sequence ATGGTTGAAAGTGTAATTAAAAATTGGCAAGGGGAGGAAGTCGGGCAAAAAGAGTTCGACCTGCGCTCCGCCAAAGCAGAAACGGCGACTCACATCGTCCACCGCGCCCTGGTACGCCAACTGAATAACGCTCGGCAAGGAAATGCTAGCACCAAAACTCGTTCAGAAGTGCGGGGTGGTGGACGCAAACCTTGGCGGCAAAAAGGTACTGGTCGCGCTCGTGCAGGTTCTATTCGTTCTCCGTTATGGCGGGGTGGTGGTGTCATCTTCGGGCCGAAACCCAGAGATTTCAGCATCAAAATGAACCGCAAAGAACGACGGTTAGCACTACGCACAGCCCTAGTCAACCGTCTAGAGGACTTGATTGTAGTAGAAGAATTTAATAACGAGCTATCCCGTCCTAAGACTAAAGATTTGGTATCAGCCTTAGCCCGTTGGGGAGCAGCACCAGAAAATAAGACATTATTAATTTTGTCCGAGTTTCCTGAAAACGTGTATTTATCAGCCCGCAATATCGAGAATCTCAAGTTACTTGCTGCTGATCAATTAAATGTTTTCGACTTGCTCCATGCTGACAAAATTGTCATCACAACATCAGCTTTAGATAAGATTCAGGAGGTCTACAATGGCTAG